The Coturnix japonica isolate 7356 chromosome 9, Coturnix japonica 2.1, whole genome shotgun sequence genomic interval TTCTCTTACCAGAAAGAGATTTTCATGTTATCTGTTCTAGAGCTTCTCTCCAATGTGAGAATTTGATTACAGGCCTCTTATTTTCAGACCATGTTGAACTAAGGCAGCAGTTCAATAAGTTTGCCActgatattttctctctctcagttGAGGCCTTTGCCTTGTTTAATTCGGTTTTTCCATCTACTTGGTGTGGTTTAATTTAAGGCAGAGTACATGGTAGAACTGGTGTAAATGGAAGAGGTAATAACTATTGTAATCTTTCTGCTgttatctttccttctttgcattAATTGAGATATTGTTTCTAGCCCGGGACTATTAGGAGAGGTATTAGTCGCTTGGAAAAACACAAGAGACGGTTTGCTGAACAGAAACGACTCAGCAAAGTGCATCGAGCCATCAAGTTCAGCATTGAAGGCAACAGGATGCCCCTGTAGCCATGACACTGCCTTCCCCAAGTTTGAGAGGTATCCCTCAAGGGAGGTGTGAACAGTGCATGTGCTTCAGCTGTTGGCAGATTGCACATACAGGAAAGGAGTGTGTACACCCCAATTAAACTTGGAAAACTCTCTGTGTATTCTCTGATGTCCACACTGTGGCCTAAACTGTAACTTGTACAGGAAAAAGTCTGTAGCACGTGACATCTGCCATGTTTCCTGCGCCTGTTACTTTCAGGGTGCCCAAATGATGAGTGTTACATGAGAATCCTGTGCTCAGAAAAAGCTCTGCACCTGTAGCTCCTGGTGCTTGGCAGATCAGCCAGTCTGGCACTTGAAACTTGTTCTTACTGAGACCTCCAGGTTTCCCTGAACAGATGCACAGCAATTCGTACATCTCAGTGTAGGACTTTGGTGTTTTACTGAGACACAACAAGATGTTTTTCACACCCCGTTTCCACAGTTGTTGACAGAAGTAAGATTCAGGGGGAGGTTGTCAGGAACAGGAGCTGACTCCCCTGCCATGAGTGCAGTGTGGAGGGAGGTCAATCACTGACATAAAACAACATGAGCAGCAGTGCTaactgcattcagttctgtgAGCAGAGGTGGTACAAAGGAACAGTGATGTGAGGCGAGCACAAATGGTAGATATTGAGTTtaaactttgtatttatttgtgtaaagcaacaaggagaaacaaaactcaAACTCAAACCCAAagcatatacacatatatatatatatgtatctcttctgaaaatcagtGACATTCCAGATATGATTTCAGTGAATTCTACGAGCTCTTTGAATAGAGTTCATTTAAAATGAGCGTTCTGCAATGCTGGAACAAGAGGCTCACTTCCCAGTAGCTGCTGCAGTCAGATGCTGAGCAGCTTATTCTGGATGTTGCTTTTTCCCAAACATAAAAGGTGTGAAGTTTCCATCACTGTTCCTGCTGTCCAGTTAAAGGGGAAGCTGCATTTAGGAAGTGCTGGTTATGGGCTGGAACGTCCTTTGTCTTCAGTGGCGTTTCTCATCTGTGTGAAGTAGCTGCTGTGttgtctctgtttttcagctgcagttcaAGCACAGAGTTGAAATGCAGTAACTTCTAGTAACCGATGTGGTCAATGTGGTCGGCTTTTCTTGggcatttcttctgcttccaacctccttttctttttcctctagtAATCTCACATGTTTTAAATGCTAATGAATTACTTCCAAAATCAATCACAGTTTGGAACTGATTTATCAACTCAATCCACCTCAGTTACTGCGTAGTTACATCTAGAACCTCCCACATGAAGCCTGCATGTATGGCATTGTGCAATGTAATTGTCACTGCACTCCAAACAAAAGCTATTCCAAACCGTATGTTCTGCCAGCGTGTGAACATCGTATGTGTCTCTTAACCTCTGTGGTAGGAGAGCTTTCCTCTGTGATGTTGGTGTGATCACTGCCATAGATGGGGGGGGGAACTGTATGTCCAGGTGGGGGAGAGCTGTCCCTCCCCAGCCCAGGGCCTCCTTCAGGTCCCTCTTGCAGGTCTAACCTCGCATGCGTCGCTTGAACCTGTGGGACGTctgctttttttcagtggtaattcttagttttgttttttaagttccAGGGGAGCTCTAAGAAAGGGGTGAGTCGACTGGACAAACAGATGCGGAAATTCacagatatcaggaaaaaaagcagatcGGCCCATGCGGTGAAAATCAGCATTGAGGGCAATAAGATGCCATTGTGACCCTTCACAGAATACCCTGTGATCTCTGCTGTAAGACAATGCACCCATAGACTCTTTGGAGACCTTAACGTTTTTTTAGCAACTcgtttgggtttttttagtcGATCTTTGAATTGTTGGTTCAGGTTCTGGTATCAGATAATGTCCGAGGACTGTGAATTTGGGGACTTGTTTCTCCTGATTGTATTTAAACTTGCTCTATTGTGTCCTTTGTACAGATCACACGTTTGTTGTATTGCAACACTTTAGACAATAAAACATCTCCTGTTTTTTTGGGGGCTGTCTGGTACTTGCTCAGGATGGCGTGTATGTGGAGTATGGAGGAGAGAGTGAATGTGTGAGATGTGGGAGGGGAAATAAATGTGGGCCTGGTGTGTGGGGGAGCAGATAACCTTTGggcaaacagcaaagcatgcTGCACTGGAGGCTCCTGAAGGAATCCCACTTGTATGCTAGGTAAGAgcagatatttataaattatttatgtaGCTGAGCTCAGCTGTGTCATTTTCAGCCTGCTGAGTGTTCCAGGGcttttttgatcttttttgctttttaattaagaattgACTGACAACATGAATTCCTTATTGGCAGGTGAAGCTCTTGGAAAGTCAGTGAACCTGTATTCATGTCCCAGTTCCATTTGGCCCTGAAGGTCTGTGGGTTAGGATGGCtttcccagccctccccatGCAACCCCCAGACCATTTATTTCATAGATGGTGCTGCACACATCAGGCACTGGGGGGTATTTATCTTAAGGGCTTTATTAACTATAGACCCCTGGTGTGGTCCACAAAGATGAAGAGAAGTCATTAGAATTCATTAGAAGACTAATGATGAGTGAGACTTGTTCCTTCTGGGAGCTCACTGAGGAATTGTAGGAAATGTGACAGTGAGAACGTCTTTGGAGATGGgtgaaaaagagcagcagcaaggtgCTCCTGTGTGGATGCTGGTTTTCATCAAGCACTGGGAAGGAGAAATGATATCTGTGAGGGGATGGGGGTGTCTTGAGGAAttaagaatgtgtttttttccttcaggaaaaggGTGTAAAAATGGGCCCATTTTTATGTGCTGATGTGagtgtgagaaggaaaaaaacagccacCCAGACTCACCTTCCTCCTGCCATCTTCAGAAAGGAGCTGAGTTGTCGCCGTTGTTATTGCAGGGATAGTTCTTTATTATGTAAGTTTTTTGCTTAGTCATATTAACTGAGTAATTCAACTAATTATGGCAAATTGAGACTCAGCATTCCTCAGCATCAGAGGCAGGAAATGAACAGCCGGAATAAAAGAGCGGTCCCTATTTTTAAGGTGGCAATTAAGAAAAGTTAATGGAAAACTTCTCTGAATCCGCCACGCTTTCAACAGTCTCTTTAATCCAGGGGATGTAGTTGGACACTCTTGTGTACACGCCGTACTTTCCTCTTTCAGCACAGCCGTCACCCCAGCTGACGATGCCGAGCAGGAACCAGGTGTTCTGGTAGGGCACTGCAAAGGGGCCCCCGCTGTCACCCTTACACGCATCCGCAGCTTCAGTGCCGTACCCAGCACAGAACATGTTGTCTGTGACCAGTCTGCTGGTGGACTGCTGGCACGTCTCCATGCTCACCACGGGCAGCCGCACGCGCATCAGGAAGCGCAGCGTGGAGCCGCGGCTGTGGGTGGCTCCCCACCCGCTGACCATCCCCACCTGCCCTTCCTCAGCCAGCAGCGCTGCCAGGTTGGGGCTGGGCAGGCAGATGGGGATGGCGAACTCGTTATAAACCACCTCGCTGCTCAAGTACAGCAAGGCAATGTCCCCGTTGTAGTTGTTGGAATCGTAGTGTGGGTGTATCCAGCTCCGTTCCACGCCGAtcttctgctccttcagctctCTTTGGTACTTATCGAAGTCACCTGCAGTCACAAGTTACAATGGTAAGCCATGTGTAATCCATATGTAATGGGTCTCTATCTGTGGGAGCAGGAGGGCACCGTGTCTGTGCTTTGACAGAAGAAACTGAGCTGCGTGAATGAATTTGTTGGTGTGCTGGTGTGATCCTGCAACTCCACTCTACCAGTTTGCTCCTTAGAGGTGAACTGACGGCAGCAGTGGATTCCTCTGTAGGGATTTCACCATCAATATTGTCAGGAACTGTATTTTGAATGGCAGGACTCAGGACTGACAAACATTAAGATGCAGCATTGCTCTGTGCCAGGTACCAGGGCTGtgttctgctccctgctgctctctctCTGTACTGCACTATGCCTGATGCAACCTGCTCTTATGGTACCAGGCACTGAGGAGTGGGCAGCTCTGAGAACCCAACCCTGCTGTACAGTGCAACATGGACGTTTAAAATGAGATAACATGTAGGTTTACATGGTGCTGCCTGGAACTCACCTATGGTAACGTGGTGAGGTCTGACAAGGTCGAGGCAGTGAGCAGCTGTGATCACCCAGCGGCTGTTGATCAAACTCCCTCCACAGAAGCCGATATCTCTGCTGTCACGGATCAGAACCTGTGTGagaacagcactgctctcaTGTAGcgcctgcagcactgccatgtTACACAGTAGCAGCAGCCAGGTGTGTTGTTACCTGCCATGGGCACTGTCCGCGATGGCACAACGTCCCTCCCGTTATCCTGGTctggctgagctctgtgggatCCCCGCTGTTCCTCAgggggtgctgagctgtgccgGACCCAtctgctctgtcactctcaTGGACACCACCCGGCGCGTGCAGCTCTGCCCCTGTTCTGTTCCTCCCGGTGCTCTGCCCACACGTGTTCTCCAtttcctcctgcacagcagctgctgtcgTCTCATCCTGCCAGGCTGGTCCCTCTGTTGGCTGCTGAGTGGGGTCCCCACCATCCTGCCCAGCATCATCCTCCATGGCCGTGCTTTGCCCAGGTGCATCCTTTAGAGCTTCCATTCCCCCGGCAGCTCTTTGCTCCACCTTGCCCTGTTGAACTCTATGGGCTGTGCTCCTGTTCCACACGGCCGCCTCGTGCCGCACTTCCTCCAAGGCACGTCGGGCTCTAATCAGGCCACATGGAAACGGGGCTGGGGGagcaaaggggggaaaaggCTGTGAGCAATGGGAGCTGGATGTGATGTGGTGAGATGCTGGTGGGAGGAACAGTTGTGTTCCTGGCCCTACTGCTGTTCTGATCCCCATGTGTGCTTATGGGGGCACAGGGTTACAGGGAGACCAACAGAGAGGCATCATAACGCTTCATTTCCCACACCTGAAGCAGCCCCTCCAGGAGCTGAGTGCACCGTACCTGCTTGCACGCACTTCTTCCCGTCCTCGTGCAGGGTGTAGCCCTTGGCACAGGAGCACTGCACCTGCAAGGAGCCGCTGTCCCAGCAGTACTGCCCGCAGCCGCCATTCTTGTACCAGCACTCCAGCTTCTCTGCAATGGAAGCACAGCATGGGGTGATGCTGCAAACAGGGCCCCGAGAGCAGCGCTGCagtgaggggaggagggaaggaaaggtaAGGAGTTGTTTGGGACTGAAGGAGAGACAGGGAAAGGAGATATGGAGAGAGCAAAGAATGGAGgatgggaaggcagggagggaatgaactgaaatgtggaatggaggggggaaaggggagggagggatggaatAACTGAggtgggaagggatggagagatTGAAGGGcaggacagaaagagaaagggaagatgggagagagggaaggagggaagagaagggagggaaggaagaaaggccACAAGagggggcaggaggggatgAGCACATGCTTTCCACTGGGCTTGCAAAGATGAGTGCAAGAGTCCAGaatggcagctgctgtgtgacagagtGCTGCCCTCCTGTGCACAACGCTGCACTGTCACACGATTCCCTTTCTATCATGGCACTGCCCCTGTGTGTCACATAGAATAACCATTCTAATGGCTTAACCTTACCCAACCAAGCAGGTGTGCATTGGACACATGAATTCAGCATCAAGAACCCCAATGAAAAGTGTGCAGGGAACAAACCCCAGCCTTAATCCCTCCCTCACAGCAGCTGTCCATGTGTGTGTTCCTCTACTCACCTTTCTCACAGTTCTCTCCTCCAAATTTGGGGGGGCAGATGCAGAAGTAGCTGTAGCGTCTTATTTTGCAGACTCCACCGTTCTTGCAGGGATTTGTGGTGCATGGATTTAAACCTAAGGAGCAGCAGAATGGTGTCTGTCATTCTGGGCATTAAGAGAAGTTTGGTTTCAGACTTCCACAGGACTCTTTGTACCCAGAAGGGACACGAGAGAGAATTATTTGTAATCTCTGTTCTACTCACCTTTGTAATTGAACCAAAACTCCATCTGCAAGAAAATAACATTCGCTAAGAGGCCATTCTGGCTTATCGGTCATTTAGAAAAcctgagctgagagctgcaatGTGTGAAATCCTTCCAGCTCACTGTTCACTTGTTCACCGTTTTCTCCTGCGAATGGAAGATCTCCTTTGCCTCCTCAAACGAGCACTTCTCCTCGTTGCATTCTCTCTCCAGGTTCCCTGGGAGGATCTCTTCTAGGAAATAGTTGGCGCGTTTATGGACCCTCAGCACCTCGTGAGCTGCATCTTTCCTCATGAACACTAGGAAAACAACACCGAACCGTTAACTTCATCCCTAATGTCTCTTCCAGCCTAAAGATTCGATCGCCTTTACAAGGAAAGTGCTATTTCTGTATCGAAAGCTGAGGGAATTTTGGAAGGCCATAATTGCAAATCTTAATTCAAATCTGGGTTTCAGTGTCACAAGGCAgcacaggaagaacagaacatGGGCCTAGGAAGGAAGTCACAAGCAGCCAATGTCTCATGGACACACAGCCAAGtgctcattttcctcttgtgCATTTCAGGATGCACTTCTCCAGCCTGCAGGACGACGTGCTGAGGTTCTCTCAAGTCAATTAggttaaaaatgtaattagagGTACCCACCTGAATATGAATGTGGATGGCTGCTGTTGATGGAGCACATCAGCAGGACAAACATCACCAGCGAGGAGCTGCCCTCCATCTCAGCCAGCACCCGGATAACTCCGACTTTCCTTCAGAGGGAAAAGATGAATGAGATGGATGTGCTGCCAGCAACGGGCAGCCAGACTGTAGgaatgacaacaacaaaagggAGTAGGAGCAAGGGGgcaagagaagggaagaagggagcaAGTTCTACTGAGTTCATTTGATGCGATTTCCATTGTTTCTCCGGGTCGTGCCAACGCTGCGCGCTGTAGGAACGCCAACAGTTTGCAGGGCGATGTGCACAAGTGGGCCTGGCCCAGAAAGCAGCACGGTTCTGCCAAGCAAG includes:
- the LOC107317866 gene encoding coagulation factor IX-like isoform X1; translated protein: MIVYFYTHLYVRRNEEFSLAFGLRVGFRGSRRLSLLCQYLWLVNDQPCDLTALSGVHPNLSCLPLKYKRKKKSEYKCLFLCKSECIPGPVLWKMPQMAKRKVGVIRVLAEMEGSSSLVMFVLLMCSINSSHPHSYSVFMRKDAAHEVLRVHKRANYFLEEILPGNLERECNEEKCSFEEAKEIFHSQEKTMEFWFNYKGLNPCTTNPCKNGGVCKIRRYSYFCICPPKFGGENCEKEKLECWYKNGGCGQYCWDSGSLQVQCSCAKGYTLHEDGKKCVQAAPFPCGLIRARRALEEVRHEAAVWNRSTAHRVQQGKVEQRAAGGMEALKDAPGQSTAMEDDAGQDGGDPTQQPTEGPAWQDETTAAAVQEEMENTCGQSTGRNRTGAELHAPGGVHESDRADGSGTAQHPLRNSGDPTELSQTRITGGTLCHRGQCPWQVLIRDSRDIGFCGGSLINSRWVITAAHCLDLVRPHHVTIGDFDKYQRELKEQKIGVERSWIHPHYDSNNYNGDIALLYLSSEVVYNEFAIPICLPSPNLAALLAEEGQVGMVSGWGATHSRGSTLRFLMRVRLPVVSMETCQQSTSRLVTDNMFCAGYGTEAADACKGDSGGPFAVPYQNTWFLLGIVSWGDGCAERGKYGVYTRVSNYIPWIKETVESVADSEKFSINFS
- the LOC107317866 gene encoding coagulation factor IX-like isoform X2, which produces MEGSSSLVMFVLLMCSINSSHPHSYSVFMRKDAAHEVLRVHKRANYFLEEILPGNLERECNEEKCSFEEAKEIFHSQEKTMEFWFNYKGLNPCTTNPCKNGGVCKIRRYSYFCICPPKFGGENCEKEKLECWYKNGGCGQYCWDSGSLQVQCSCAKGYTLHEDGKKCVQAAPFPCGLIRARRALEEVRHEAAVWNRSTAHRVQQGKVEQRAAGGMEALKDAPGQSTAMEDDAGQDGGDPTQQPTEGPAWQDETTAAAVQEEMENTCGQSTGRNRTGAELHAPGGVHESDRADGSGTAQHPLRNSGDPTELSQTRITGGTLCHRGQCPWQVLIRDSRDIGFCGGSLINSRWVITAAHCLDLVRPHHVTIGDFDKYQRELKEQKIGVERSWIHPHYDSNNYNGDIALLYLSSEVVYNEFAIPICLPSPNLAALLAEEGQVGMVSGWGATHSRGSTLRFLMRVRLPVVSMETCQQSTSRLVTDNMFCAGYGTEAADACKGDSGGPFAVPYQNTWFLLGIVSWGDGCAERGKYGVYTRVSNYIPWIKETVESVADSEKFSINFS